The sequence ATCACCACCGACTGTACAGCCCAGATCCTGGAGGAACAGaacaaacagggagggaggctcCAGTACCCAGCAGGGTGATGGCCTTGATCTCCCCAAAGCCTGGCACCACCACAGCTTTCCCCTGGAGCATGGCACTCAGCCCGGTCCTCAGAACGTCCTGGAGGTCAGTGTCCGAGTACAGCTGCATCTTGGACACCCTGAACACCAGCCTGAAGGTCACCATCACCTCCTCATTGATGTTCctgggggggacaggaggtCAGAGAGTGAGGTTGAGTCTCGGTGTCAAAATggacttacattacatttacatttagtcatttagcagacgctcttatccagagcgacttacagtaagtacagggacattccccccgaggcaagtagggtgaagtgccttgcccaaggacacaacgtcagttggcatgaccgggaatcgaactggcaaccttcggattactagcccgattccctcaccgctcagccacctgacttactTGACTTGCGTGAATCTTTCGCTCATGACTGAGGGAGGGTTCTAAACCCCACACCCACAATGTTTCGACGATGTGCTCAAAAACACAAAGTGATTTTAGTGTAACAGTGGGAATTTGAACTCACCCATAGGCAATGATATTGCATTCTTCATAGTGATGTGTTATCAATGAGACAACAAACACCTCCCTCATCTGGAAGAACAAGGTACCATTTACACGTTTACATTTCATTCAGACGCTTTTAACTAGAGGGACACACAGGGGGGTTTTGAAAGTGCGTCCTCTTGATCTAAAGTCGGATGCTCTAACCACTTAGctgcaccctcccctctccctggggTCAGGGCGTCCCACCTTGGACTTGATGATGGCGGAGAGGACGATGGAGAAGGCAGAGGAGTCATCCTGGAGGTCTGAGGTATAGTTCAGCCCCTTCAGCTGGACCGTCTCCATGAAGTAATGCTCCTCCTGAACCAGGTACGCTGATGGACCAATCACAAGCCGTCAGTCAACAACATCCTCCAATCACACGCCGTCAGTCAACAACATCCTCCAATCACACGCCGTCAGTCAACAACATACTCCAATCACACGCCGTCAGTCAACAACATCCAATCACACGCAGTCAGTCAACAACATCCTCCCGTCAACAACGAATACAACAGGTTTTGCATTTTTACATCACATAAGCGTTTGGGTCGAAGACACATTTTAAGGAAATGGAATGGCTTGTTAGTCATAGTTATGCATTTTATATGACTGGACTGCCTACCTTCCTAACTTAATTAACTAACTAGAATTACACCTTCCTGCATTACTTTCCCTTCGGGGGGAATTAAGTATTTTGATCGAATCTGTTTTTTTTAAGGGCTATATAAAGCTTAACTACTGTAACCAGACAAGTGTGGACATAGCGTTATTATCTGCCTTTATCTTACTAGTACGGAAGTAAGTGAAAGTCATAGGAGACTTGCAACATAAACTAAGCCACGTCTTGGTAATACGGCCGACAGACTCACAAGCCAAGACGCCAACAATGACTCCGATGATGAGGAAAACGAGGATGAAGGCCACCACAATAACCTTGAAGCAGGCTGAGCTGGTCTGCCCTGAGGAAGACTGGTTTCCCGCCTTCTTCTCCATTCTGGATTCACAGCAGCCGCCTCAGGTTACTCATCCCACTGTCCCAAACATAGCGGCCTTCTTCATCTGAGAAGAGACGGAAACTAAGTCGGTTGTCTTAGAAGGGTTGGGAGGTTGGAAAGAACAAAGACATTTGGTAAATCCATGACCTAGTTATCTTTTCCTGACATAAATCATAATCCTGACAATACATTTGGGTATAGGCTACATGGTGTGAATCATCTTTCGGTAAAGGTCGTTTCGCCTGCAGGGCTACATTTAATACCACGACTGGGTATCATTTAAACCATAATGACGTTTAACAATAATGGGTGCGGCCTTTCTCATAACAAAAGGTAAGTGTTACATCCTTAAAAGAACACCGTcgaaccatggaaacaaactcaATATCCCAGGCACTGATCCATAAAGGGAGCTTGACATTTCCAGACACTACGGATTGTGTTCTTTGTCTTAGACAAGGCCTACTTCAGCTGAAAATCAAAAGACGTTTGTTAACCGGTCTCATCTGATAACGAACCGTTATAAAGTCACCCGTTGAGATATTGTTAAATTTAAGTTTTGGCAACCGCTTTACGCACGGTTATGGTCGCGCGTTTCGACGCATGCGGGAAGATTGTAATTAACACATTTGCTACACTTCGCAGGCTACAATCGACTAAACTCTCCCAAAACACGGTAAAAGTTGTTACTTACCGGAATGTGGTCTCGTCCAATGCTGGCGGTATCTTTTTCAGCAGATGACTGCAGACAGAATAGAGATACATGGAGCGTTTTACTGCAACAAGAGGTGCACTATTTGTTCCACCTGCCAATGGGCGTACACACAAGTTCAGCAGACGCTCCGGCCTCCCAAATACTCTTCTCTAACTCTCCTCCCACACGTACTGATCCAGCGGAACAATCTAAAAACTTACCGCCCACACCCAGGTGTACAAAGTATTAAACTGGACTTaaaaattgtgtttaactgtaatGTATTAATCTCAAGAAATAGCTATGTAAAAACAAAACTGCCACTCCCTCAGAAAGATCACAAGAAAAGTTTGTTTAGCAAATAGTAAACAAAACCCCTCCATGTATTgaaccacagcactgaaaaGCAGGAAGGTTATGCAGTATGTTCGGATGGAGAGTTCAACACAGCTCCCTTGCTTGCAACCTTTAGGTTGTACATGCTCCATTGACACAGTAAAACACTTTGGGGAGCCAGGGGAGggtaagggggtgggggggggggtgaggggggagtccTGGAATTCTCTTAACTGCTGGCCCGGTGCCTTGAACACACTACTCTTGGCAGATTTCTGGGTTCTGTTACAAGGATTATAGTctgtctccagcctctctgATCTAGTTTCTGGGCTGTGGAAGCAGTGCTGGTGTCCCACCCTGGCTGGGAGTATGGGATCATCCACTCAGGTACTCAAGGCTCAACGTATTAGCAGAGCAACACCTAAATGTTACCACCCACAGCACAGGATACACTGTTTAATGATGACAAATATAATCACACACATAAACTAATCTGTCTCATTGAGGACATTACTTGAACTGGTAAGCTACTTATATAAACCTtaaaattaggcctacaatcatCAATCGAAATCATTCCATCCACATTATTAATGGAAAACCCCAACCTACTTATCTGTTCATCAGTTTCCCAGTGTGGTGTGATGCTGCAAGACTAGTAACAAAGGTAAATGAGTTGGTATTATCCCATCttcaggcagacacagtttGAGTCACAAGTGTCTCTTTGTGAGGCTGTAGACATGCCTGGCTGGGCCCTCAGATTTTCGCAGACACACTGAGCTTGCAGATTTAGAGTAGCTGACTACAGTGATCGCTATCAACTGGCTTCTTTACCAGGATGAAAAGAGCTTTTGAAGCCTCTGTTTTCAAGTAGTAGAATTCAAATATAAGCGGACAGAATTTGAAGTATTTTCAGTCCCAGGGCTGAAGGACTGACTGTGTAACACTTGTGTAGATCTGTTGTAAGACTATAGCACTTCCTTGATGTCTTACAGGACATCCTGTAAACATCTTGTAAAACAAATACAGTGTTAGCCTCTTGTAAGACAGCACAACAGAAGAAAACAAATACAGAAAGATCCATTCACTTTTTTCCACTTTATTTtccaaaacaaaatacaattaaaaCTTTCAGATAAAAAGAAAATAGGGACTGGGCCTATATActtcagacacaaacaaaaaacaagagcTACTAAGAGTCTTTGTCTTCAAAACAAGCTCAACAGAAACAGGGGTAATGAATACCCCTAAGCTGTCTAAACTGACATGGTTTTACGGTAATCCATCATAAGATGACTACCTAGCCATTAAGCAAACATATCATTATAGCAGCTAATTGCAAATGGTTAACTGCATCAATTGTCTTGTGTTTTCTATGCCTGTGTTTACCTTTCGTCCTCGCTGAATCTTCAAACGGACGGAATGGTTTGTCGATGTAGCCAACTTTGACAGATAAAATATGTTTACTATTTAGTGATATCGAATTCGATATGGGACAATGAGCTAGTTTAGCTACCTATAGCTTCATTGTAACCGTTTTTTTCAACTGActcatctgtttctctctattaCCTTGCCTTATATTGAATACAATATAAAAACCGTGAGCATTTTTCGTTAATTAATATGCTATTTTAATGCTGTTATGCGGACGCCAGACGCCTACGAATCACCGCCATTGGGCTACCTATTGAACATTACCGGAGGTTCAATGTCCACCTGTTCTGGTCGTTCAATCAAATTGACATGGATCCACACTAATTTCCTAAATTTAAAGGCAACTTTAATCTGAAAATATGAATGCCGACATTTCTTTCAAATTCCCAATTGTAAAAAGGTGAATGACTGTTAGGCCTATACTGATCGCAGCCTAATTGTGTGTAGCCCAGGACCCTAGGCTATTCCCTATTTTTCCGCCTGTCTCGAGAGCGCCTCAGTTATATTTAGCTGCTTTCCAAACTGACCTCCTTTTAATGTTTGCGGTCGCCAACTGCCAGTCTGGATTGAGGTAACTATTAATACCTCCGACTGAAAGCAGAAAAGACGTGAGGGGAGTTGTGCGCGGTGTGTGTTATGGTTACATGGCCTGTAGGAGCACAGTGCCGGGAGCTTACGGTTGTTTACCGGAATCCCCACTGAAGCAGGAGGACGACTCGTCGTCGGAAGAGGAGCCGGAGGAAGATGCAGTTCCAGACGCAGTTCTGCAGGTGGAGGCGGAGTCATTCTTCGTGAACCGCGAGCGGCTGGCCCGCCACAGCCCGTACTTCCGGGCCCTCTTCTACGGAGGCGGCAGGGAGAGCGGGAAGCGTCACGTAGAGATCAAAGGCGTGGGCGTGACCCAGTTCCGGGTTCTGATGGAGCACTTGCAGACGTCCCGACTCCCTCTGACCCGAGACAACGTCCTGAAGCTGCTGGAGACTGCAGACTTCCTGCAGCTGGAGCGAGCCAGGCTGCTCTGCTGCAAgttcctggagagagagctgcaccTCAGCAACTGCCTGGGCATGATGGGCTTTGCCTGGCAGATGTGCTGCCTGGAGCTGTACAGGGCAGCCCGGGAGGTCGCCCTCAACCACCTGCCCGCCCTCGCCAACGACGAcgacttcctcctcctgtccaagGACAGCGTGGCCGACCTCCTCGCCAGCGACGACCTCAACCTCCCCCGGGAGGACCTGGCCCTGGAGGTGATCCTGCGCTGGGCGACCTTCGACCCTAGCCGGGAGGACGACTTCCTGGACCTGGTTGGGCTGGTGCGGCCTGAGAGCTTGACCCTGCCCTACCTCACGGACCTGCTGACCCGGCTCAAAGGGTCGGACCCCCGAGCCAAGCTCCTGTGTAAACTGAACGAGAATTTCCCAGCATGCTGGGCAGCCGGGCGCTCGCTGCCTCGGACACGCTCCCGGGAGAACCTCTTCGTCCTGGGAGGACCTCACGATCAGGACCGCCAGCTCCTCTACCGCTTCCACCCTCGCAGCGGCCGCTGGCAGAGCTGCGCCCCTCTGCAGAGGAGGAACCTCATCCAGTATTCTGTCGCCGCCGCAGGTATATGTAGCAGAGGTGAACTGGCAGAATCACCCCTCAGTATGAGTACAGTGTGGTAGCGGTGTGGGGAAAGCACGGGTGTAAGGGACTCTTCGGTTGTATTTATGTTGATGCAAGTGTGTTTAGTGTCCctgatgtccccccccccaggggacAGTGTGGTGGTGACGGGGGGGAACTTCCGTGACGAGGTGGTGTGGTACAGTGTGGACTGGGTGAAGCTGTACCGAACTGGGAGCGAGCTCTGGGAGGACGGGCCGGCCCTGGGCAGATCCAGGCACTCGCACTGCTCCGCGGGGCTGGGACAGGAGCTGTTCGTCCTGGGTGGCAGCATGGACCAGGGCCCCGTGGCCGACGTGGAGAGGCTGGTGCTGGGGGCCGAggcctgggaggggaggagccccATGGTGCGGGCGGTGGAGAGGGCCGGCTGCGCCGCGCTGGGCGGATGTGTCTACGTGGCGTGCGGATTGGACGAGAACGGGGAGGCGTACAGCGGAGTGCAGCGCTATAGGCCGGAGGAGGACCAATGGGATGTGCTGTCCTACTGTCCCTTCCCGAGGTGGGCTGAGGGGAGGAGTCACAGTTGTGACGTCTGTTGTGACGATATGCTGACATGTTTTTTTACAATGGCTACATAAACGAACGTTTCTTAATATTGAATCAGAATAAAAACATCAGCCACACAACCTAGTTTGCCCGTTGAGTGACTGATTCATCAGGTGACTGCAAGGCTATAAGCTAActctcatttctcctcctcacccaggtATGATCTTCTGGCAACGGAGCTCAACGGCGCCCTCTACCTGTTCGGAGGCCAGGCGCTGCGTCTGGACGTGGAGACGGACGAGTGgaccctgctggaggaggagtgtcTGGACAGGAAGTTCTTTGGCGGCTGCGCCACTCTGAGCGGGCAGGTGTACCTGCTGGGGGAGCGCAGGATCAACACAGCCTTGCCCAAAATGCTGCTCTTGGACCCTTACATTGACGTCTGCGTCCAGGTAGACgacaccctgccctgccctgtacCCGTCCGCGGGGCTGTCACGGTACGCATGGTCACGTGACAGGAAACACACCTCCTTTCCACTTCCTGATTCCACTCAACACTTCCTGTGTGAGGAATGCAGGCATGTTGTGTAACTCTTGTGTGTTCCTGGGTTTGCATGACCTCTACACACTGTATTATAGTGTCAAAGATCTTTATTTAATGCTTTTGTTCAGGAAGTGTATATGCAATGACTATGAAACAGGCATGAATTCAGTCGGTCAATAAAAGTAATTTATTGATAGAGTTTAACTGACCATCGAGTGAACAAACCTATAGGAATGTGGATTCAACAAAAACATAACAAAGCATGTAAGACTAGTCATATGTTACTGCCACAACAACCATGGCGTCTCCAGTTTAGATATTATGTATTTGATTCGATTAAAACAAACATCCCATTACAACTATCTGTGTGAGTTGTTCAGTGGATCAGCCCTTTGGGTGCGTTTTGAATCGGGACGCCGTGCAACACTACATCGAGTACAGTGACACAGACACTTGGCGTGTCTCCAAACTAAGACAAAACTAGGAAAGCACACCAGTGAAGCCTAGCAACAACATAGTCATTCAGTCTCACATCTTTGTATTATGGGATAGGGTTACGGTTCTATTCTAGATCGCCCCACAAATAGGGTAAAGAGGAACACAGGTCCTTAAACCGACGTTTCCGGCTCTCTAAAACTCCAGTCAATTTACAACGTGTAACAGTAAATTTTTGCTCGCGAAGCACATTACTTTTTTTCGTGAGTTATCTCAACAGAATCGTATCCCAAGTCTAATTTGACATGTGTAGATTTGGGCAGTGGAACATTCTAAACATTCTTGCTGGTCGTTGTTGTCAGTAATCACTGTGACCCAGATGTCTGTTGTCTACCTGAACAGGTGTGTGGAAAACTC is a genomic window of Osmerus mordax isolate fOsmMor3 chromosome 26, fOsmMor3.pri, whole genome shotgun sequence containing:
- the LOC136936029 gene encoding kelch-like protein 24, translated to MACRSTVPGAYGCLPESPLKQEDDSSSEEEPEEDAVPDAVLQVEAESFFVNRERLARHSPYFRALFYGGGRESGKRHVEIKGVGVTQFRVLMEHLQTSRLPLTRDNVLKLLETADFLQLERARLLCCKFLERELHLSNCLGMMGFAWQMCCLELYRAAREVALNHLPALANDDDFLLLSKDSVADLLASDDLNLPREDLALEVILRWATFDPSREDDFLDLVGLVRPESLTLPYLTDLLTRLKGSDPRAKLLCKLNENFPACWAAGRSLPRTRSRENLFVLGGPHDQDRQLLYRFHPRSGRWQSCAPLQRRNLIQYSVAAAGDSVVVTGGNFRDEVVWYSVDWVKLYRTGSELWEDGPALGRSRHSHCSAGLGQELFVLGGSMDQGPVADVERLVLGAEAWEGRSPMVRAVERAGCAALGGCVYVACGLDENGEAYSGVQRYRPEEDQWDVLSYCPFPRYDLLATELNGALYLFGGQALRLDVETDEWTLLEEECLDRKFFGGCATLSGQVYLLGERRINTALPKMLLLDPYIDVCVQVDDTLPCPVPVRGAVTVRMVT